The proteins below come from a single Mercenaria mercenaria strain notata chromosome 3, MADL_Memer_1, whole genome shotgun sequence genomic window:
- the LOC123523660 gene encoding uncharacterized protein LOC123523660 — translation MIVSKLIVSAFLSFVICTCFAQNPGDHPPLSRHGLVTDQHLRMMSNMMLKYVISKGCDYVHAFVKGHYYKYGHVDDDHTHNRDGTVKTCDWKPWVEKKCGQYHIPIELCCALMDCGAPSSMDALGAPYDMVEKCNMTDDMHRIHGFGKRSSNGRYGDPQSTSHMCQGFQAAIMIGKREGPLDSAVVHQIKNVTLLSQHGHLAWTTSFKNSSAREDVLNSARSRLIRRWCKVFSRNINKKYHLNEIKFTRRSMYWLVDIYKASLQHHVPNYYTHGLVGCGIDYAMVAFNVQKWQTTLYKLALK, via the exons ATGATTGTTTCAAAACTGATAGTATCGGCTTTTCTTTCATTCGTTATCTGCACGTGTTTCGCACAGAATCCTGGTGATCACCCTCCATTGTCCAGACATGGATTGGTTACGGATCAGCACTTACGAATGATGTCAAATATGATGCTAAAATATGTTATATCCAAAGGATGTGACTATGTGCACGC ATTTGTCAAGGGACATTATTACAAGTATGGTCATGTTGATGATGACCACACCCACAATAGAGACGGCACTGTAAAAACGTGTGACTGGAAACCTTGGGTTGAGAAAAAGTGTGGCCAATACCATATCCCAATTGAATTATGCTGCGCGCTCATGGACTGCGGTGCCCCCAGCAGCATGGACGCTCTAGGTGCGCCATACGACATGGTCGAAAAATGTAACATGACGGACGATATGCATAGGATACATGGGTTTGGAAAACGAAGCAGTAATGGTAGGTATGGTGATCCACAGTCCACAAGTCACATGTGCCAAGGTTTTCAAGCTGCAATAATGATCGGAAAACGTGAAGGTCCATTGGATTCAGCTGTCgttcatcaaataaaaaatgttacgCTACTATCGCAACATGGACATCTTGCATGGACAACCAGTTTCAAAAATTCCAGTGCAAGGGAAGACGTTCTGAACAGTGCGCGATCTAGACTGATTCGAAGATGGTGTAAAGTCTTTAGTAG GAACATCAACAAGAAATACCATCTGAACGAAATAAAGTTCACCCGACGATCGATGTACTGGTTGGTGGACATATACAAAGCTTCGCTGCAACATCACGTACCGAATTACTACACACATGGGCTTGTTGGGTGTGGTATAGATTATGCTATGGTCGCTTTCAACGTACAAAAATGGCAAACAACTTTAtacaaacttgcattgaaataa